The proteins below are encoded in one region of Clostridium estertheticum:
- a CDS encoding AAA family ATPase — translation MQYSNILNKVSGLIQKNEDRNWIILGDNSSGKSELLRNIVSKMKLNAYYIDSVNRYFNISSTNLSKDGVDCSVSSTEIVNTRVQNGFYNLTDSFGENEHIERLYPIYQERLKSLLKDFLNIDFSIEREKLQEGFGDGEVKVEIDGQEVELSSGYQAIIRMFTELIFYDEHLMGRGLIVIDEIDEFLSPKYSARILNFIIKQFSGHYFIVSTHSSDLVANSNDCNIVTLEKDNFSILDSNDFITLTDVNTLFNKLFRNIQQDKNNLIDSQLQRLLDLKIIDSWTQIEDDELQKINYSKLTSVQKLIYKQIKGW, via the coding sequence ATGCAATACTCAAATATACTAAATAAGGTAAGTGGGCTTATACAAAAAAATGAAGATAGGAATTGGATTATTTTGGGCGATAATTCCAGCGGAAAGTCAGAGCTGCTTAGAAACATTGTTAGTAAGATGAAACTAAATGCTTACTATATAGATTCAGTCAATCGTTATTTTAATATAAGCAGCACAAACTTATCTAAAGATGGAGTAGACTGTAGTGTGTCAAGTACAGAGATAGTAAATACAAGAGTACAGAATGGGTTTTATAATTTAACAGATAGTTTTGGTGAAAACGAGCATATAGAACGCTTGTATCCTATATATCAAGAAAGACTAAAAAGTTTATTAAAAGATTTTCTTAATATAGATTTTAGTATTGAGAGAGAAAAACTACAAGAGGGTTTTGGAGATGGTGAAGTTAAAGTCGAAATAGATGGTCAAGAAGTAGAACTATCAAGTGGATATCAAGCGATTATTCGTATGTTTACAGAACTTATTTTTTATGATGAACATCTTATGGGTAGAGGTTTAATTGTTATTGATGAAATAGATGAGTTTTTATCACCTAAATATTCTGCAAGAATCTTAAATTTTATAATTAAACAATTCTCAGGACACTATTTTATAGTAAGCACACATTCTAGTGATTTAGTAGCTAATAGTAATGATTGTAACATTGTTACATTGGAGAAAGATAATTTTAGTATATTAGACAGTAATGACTTTATAACCTTAACAGATGTGAATACATTATTTAACAAATTATTTAGGAATATACAACAAGATAAAAATAATTTAATAGATAGCCAGTTGCAAAGACTATTAGACCTAAAGATTATAGATAGTTGGACACAAATAGAAGATGATGAACTGCAGAAAATAAATTATAGTAAATTAACATCAGTACAAAAATTGATTTATAAACAAATCAAGGGGTGGTAA
- a CDS encoding McrC family protein: protein MNILYESKGIQLEGSSKHINLRGYFFDMNAFFETLIGRLVQNCSEGYSVKDQYSLHNMFIYTSGFNPCNRRSPTPRPNFALMKKGRVVKLLDAKYRDLWERSLPAKMLYQLAIYAVSGIGDKTATILYPTLSDIPTTAKIDINDPVSCGNIASVILQPVNLEKVAELVSGDLGELRGYVMKIIS, encoded by the coding sequence ATGAATATTTTGTATGAATCAAAAGGTATTCAATTAGAGGGTAGTTCTAAACATATTAATCTACGAGGATACTTTTTTGATATGAATGCATTTTTTGAAACACTAATAGGAAGATTGGTGCAGAACTGTAGTGAAGGCTACTCCGTAAAAGACCAGTACAGTTTACATAATATGTTTATTTATACATCAGGGTTTAACCCTTGCAACAGAAGATCACCTACTCCAAGACCTAACTTTGCACTTATGAAGAAAGGCAGGGTGGTGAAACTGCTAGATGCTAAATACAGAGATTTGTGGGAAAGAAGTTTGCCAGCTAAAATGCTATATCAGTTAGCGATTTATGCAGTAAGTGGAATAGGGGATAAGACTGCTACTATTTTATATCCGACACTTTCAGATATCCCCACTACCGCTAAAATAGATATAAATGATCCTGTATCATGTGGAAATATTGCTAGCGTTATATTGCAACCTGTAAATCTTGAAAAAGTGGCTGAACTTGTTTCTGGGGATTTAGGGGAGTTAAGAGGGTATGTGATGAAAATTATAAGTTGA
- a CDS encoding DUF262 domain-containing protein: MNKDKETDIVIYGDANVQQYKTDVGFKTLVQGVSENLYVIPDFQRVYKWTEHQVEDLAISLIKGMPIPPIYAYRNKQNQLEILDGQQRVLSMFFYYIGKYTKKKRNNYINLQSITHANKPFQEQLEDNYELKDKNYEMKYYDLIEGKEVEKTIDITYSRLSEKIRRKLDYTSITVIEINIDDDRLRERYLYKIFANLNAGGTPLTNQELRNGIYRCKFYEMLFQFNVENDKWNELFGNVKNYSRNIEYLLRFCAFKYFIKFEDGEFKIENYKNMNNLLNDFSQVALIFNDKTIAEYRSSIEKFMSLLNGRVSTQITFLEGLFTVIDKKHLCVDITPQLCENILNINDYKNTIRQGNATKTAIETKLKVVYNAILKYTK, encoded by the coding sequence TTGAATAAAGATAAAGAGACAGATATAGTTATATATGGGGATGCAAATGTTCAGCAATATAAAACAGATGTGGGATTTAAAACCTTAGTGCAAGGAGTATCAGAAAATTTATATGTGATACCAGACTTTCAAAGAGTTTACAAGTGGACAGAGCATCAAGTTGAAGATTTAGCTATTTCACTTATTAAAGGAATGCCTATTCCACCTATTTATGCTTATAGAAATAAGCAAAATCAATTAGAAATATTAGATGGTCAGCAACGTGTTTTAAGCATGTTTTTCTATTATATAGGAAAGTATACAAAGAAAAAACGTAACAATTATATTAATTTACAAAGTATTACTCATGCAAATAAACCTTTTCAAGAACAATTAGAGGATAATTATGAATTAAAAGATAAAAATTATGAAATGAAATATTATGATTTAATTGAGGGCAAAGAAGTAGAAAAAACAATAGATATTACTTATAGTAGATTATCTGAGAAAATAAGAAGAAAGTTGGATTATACCTCAATAACTGTTATAGAGATTAATATTGATGATGACAGATTAAGAGAACGTTATTTATATAAAATTTTTGCCAACCTAAACGCAGGAGGAACTCCTTTGACAAATCAAGAGTTAAGGAATGGTATTTATAGATGCAAGTTCTATGAAATGCTTTTTCAGTTTAATGTAGAAAATGACAAATGGAACGAGTTATTTGGAAATGTCAAAAATTATAGCAGGAATATTGAGTATCTATTAAGATTTTGTGCTTTCAAATATTTCATAAAATTTGAAGATGGTGAATTTAAGATAGAGAATTATAAGAATATGAATAATCTACTAAATGACTTTTCACAAGTTGCACTTATTTTTAATGATAAAACTATTGCTGAATATAGAAGTAGTATTGAAAAGTTTATGAGTTTATTAAATGGAAGAGTATCAACGCAAATAACATTCTTAGAAGGTTTGTTTACAGTCATAGATAAGAAGCATTTATGCGTAGATATTACTCCACAGTTATGCGAGAACATATTAAACATTAATGATTATAAGAATACTATTAGACAGGGAAATGCAACAAAGACAGCTATAGAAACAAAGTTAAAGGTGGTATATAATGCAATACTCAAATATACTAAATAA
- a CDS encoding DUF429 domain-containing protein — MNFIGLDVHKGKLTVANIDEKLNIEFIDNMVPDVLLNYLSYREASVIAVDAPYKLNYGFMNNDQYRMTLNCKLKGHYNKKVSEYELSRRGMNPFSTPGSMDEITGWKGWMKTGFNLYVRIEELGYKEINIRKSNNNIQGFIEVFPHACFTVLLDYIPSPKDTDKGLKERLDILEKSGFKGLEKILSGCGRHEKTDKLDALVAAYTGYLTYISNVTFIGNADEGQIVLPTCDLKESYKRLKKLTILKATSLPVLQFEKNKDGLVYDYINVDSVLWLKYFTPINSSPPICNLIFGNINDRIKVIITNDQSRGIEVELELLKNRKDGLKVCIEDKIKLADFWGSHGDKRKYIISII; from the coding sequence GTGAACTTTATTGGTCTTGATGTACATAAGGGAAAATTGACTGTGGCAAATATAGATGAGAAATTAAATATAGAATTTATAGATAATATGGTTCCTGATGTGTTACTTAATTACTTAAGTTATAGAGAAGCATCCGTAATAGCAGTTGATGCTCCATATAAATTAAATTATGGGTTTATGAATAATGACCAGTATAGGATGACTTTAAATTGCAAATTAAAGGGACATTACAACAAAAAAGTTAGCGAGTATGAATTATCAAGAAGAGGAATGAATCCATTTTCTACTCCAGGAAGCATGGATGAAATTACTGGATGGAAAGGGTGGATGAAAACAGGATTTAATCTCTACGTAAGGATTGAGGAATTAGGATATAAGGAAATAAATATCAGAAAATCTAATAATAATATTCAAGGATTTATAGAAGTATTTCCTCATGCCTGTTTTACAGTTTTGTTAGATTATATTCCTTCACCAAAAGATACTGATAAGGGGTTAAAAGAAAGACTTGATATACTAGAAAAATCAGGTTTTAAAGGTCTTGAAAAAATACTTTCTGGATGTGGAAGACACGAAAAAACAGATAAACTAGATGCACTTGTAGCAGCATATACTGGTTATTTAACTTACATAAGCAATGTTACGTTTATTGGCAATGCGGATGAAGGTCAGATAGTTTTACCTACTTGTGATTTAAAAGAGTCTTATAAGCGGTTGAAAAAATTGACAATACTTAAGGCAACATCTTTACCAGTATTACAATTTGAAAAAAATAAAGATGGTCTGGTATATGACTATATAAATGTAGATAGTGTACTTTGGCTGAAATATTTTACACCAATAAATAGTAGTCCACCTATTTGTAATCTTATATTTGGAAATATAAATGATAGGATTAAAGTTATAATAACTAATGATCAAAGTCGGGGTATTGAGGTTGAGTTGGAACTTCTAAAAAATAGAAAAGATGGATTAAAGGTATGCATAGAAGATAAGATAAAGTTAGCTGACTTTTGGGGAAGCCATGGAGACAAAAGAAAATATATTATCTCAATAATTTGA
- a CDS encoding zinc-ribbon domain-containing protein, whose protein sequence is MKCSKCSDGNDDSAKFCQSCGATLTSF, encoded by the coding sequence ATGAAATGTTCAAAATGTAGTGATGGAAACGACGATAGTGCAAAGTTCTGTCAATCATGTGGAGCCACATTGACAAGTTTTTAA
- a CDS encoding metallophosphoesterase — translation MSAFRALHLSDVHIGKTYIDSKEIAYRIVSSLENNGLCSIKCVLVTGDIFDGQVVVEESLIKEAVLFFKKLLEQINIVQTDQKLNESDFIFVPGNHDMIRTDKYECRWKKYNDFLTGFYGIIPDFYDIEDYTVVRPYKDSRIVFAGFNSCQIEKKVIVDKKSIERIKNIDSKKMDDLGINKANLINLLQDEINSKYEDYGEIPTSQTTNVRRRVKKFDGYNVIALFHHHFYLFPEVVQEYGDSSLVRNYANLIQELKYMNVKTVLHGHKHFDLERPLITEDYYQTTDSIIDVFAGGSVGAKIVDRHTFSVIDFYDEKEDVKLVQNKFIYSGEHLEPIVKKQIPPKNISDRKIMLIEILKTNNYDIYLKYIETTDKMNKTYRTCKEINNWTSEALTGFKDVYKFLDSDYKNILFLLYAIDYRTLSYKNIIEGETQNLQSYFDLLKEFFDHHLNSCDFDVDINDFHEVFKIKELGLLKEKCDELINMSTNKMTKQYLAFSMVGIFFTDLYLVLTEYADDFYEQNIKYKVNIKLDQNKFHQYVPVPRIEIKSDSDRRSVYIQLLCNEATAHKIAVLFVKEFDLLINKFEDYFKLIGLKIYYLLPKIEKSNFKDTIDNYNFEAYIPTLLPLLTGRNIYPLKEVFARELIQNSIDAIAVREAKGESNFSKIINIEIGEDEKDRSFFKIKDCGTGMDRFKIERYFTSIGRSFYSGDEYDELNINYKPISNFGIGFLSSFMVCKEIDVKTKSFMIGSEGLKIHIPNYEGCFFIEHEDDVNVGTEIKLYLNEGVEGTKIVQYIEKVMLDVKYDIHIKYSNENVEQTKIISAYSIREKSKKKFNFFVPFKENGDVLISNWNEGVDIEKYEYGLLIKPIKRSDIQSQSVLNSGILIGESSLSDIFQTKDDRPRFNEGGYNSIFANFPSNWIQLDVSREKSTSFANIIKEYNDKNPESTVQNKIAITLYKQLLNCFEYGKENEISNSASCIQEIIKYAKSLSCNKKSKLSGDLSDIHYVAFAKITTDGIEYIVDHFNKNHEDTYHFKIEGTLNIINELKKRNFKAYNIFKSHKQDIIFDDASSTHRFGPNFSRFFQESSMRRRFGLNITKEFYKYYFDRQSLSVEKTTTNIISILTLSLMDIFENDLESDHSSIDFYHMVSLITNILLENMSVSDIESGNNKINIRISDIDSLIKQLKDNKNKKLELTVNDSK, via the coding sequence ATGTCAGCGTTTAGAGCTTTACATTTGTCAGATGTACATATAGGAAAAACATATATTGATTCAAAGGAAATAGCATATAGAATAGTAAGTAGCTTGGAGAATAATGGATTATGCTCAATAAAGTGCGTATTGGTTACAGGTGATATTTTTGACGGACAAGTAGTGGTAGAAGAAAGTTTAATAAAAGAAGCAGTTTTATTTTTTAAAAAGCTACTAGAGCAAATTAATATTGTACAAACTGACCAGAAATTAAATGAAAGTGATTTTATTTTCGTGCCTGGGAATCATGATATGATTAGAACAGATAAATATGAATGTAGATGGAAAAAATATAATGATTTTTTGACTGGGTTTTATGGTATTATACCTGATTTTTACGATATAGAAGACTACACAGTAGTAAGACCATATAAAGATTCACGTATTGTATTTGCAGGATTTAATTCTTGCCAGATAGAAAAAAAAGTTATTGTTGATAAGAAATCTATAGAAAGAATAAAAAACATAGACAGTAAAAAAATGGATGATCTCGGAATAAATAAAGCTAATCTAATTAATTTACTGCAGGATGAAATCAATAGTAAGTATGAAGATTATGGTGAAATACCTACGTCTCAGACAACTAATGTTAGAAGACGGGTTAAAAAATTTGATGGGTATAATGTGATAGCATTATTTCACCATCATTTTTATCTTTTCCCAGAGGTAGTGCAAGAGTATGGGGATTCAAGTCTTGTAAGAAATTATGCTAATCTAATACAGGAACTTAAATATATGAATGTTAAGACTGTGCTTCATGGGCATAAACATTTTGATTTAGAAAGACCGCTTATTACAGAAGATTATTATCAAACAACTGATAGTATAATTGATGTATTTGCCGGAGGGTCTGTGGGAGCCAAAATAGTAGATAGACATACATTTAGTGTAATTGATTTTTATGATGAAAAAGAGGATGTAAAGCTAGTTCAGAATAAATTTATTTATTCTGGTGAGCATTTAGAGCCCATTGTTAAAAAGCAAATACCACCTAAGAATATTTCTGATAGAAAAATAATGCTGATTGAAATTTTAAAAACAAATAATTATGACATTTATCTTAAATATATTGAAACTACTGATAAGATGAATAAAACTTACAGAACTTGCAAAGAAATAAATAACTGGACAAGTGAAGCACTGACTGGTTTTAAGGATGTTTACAAATTTTTGGACAGTGATTATAAAAATATTTTGTTCTTATTGTATGCAATAGATTACCGAACACTAAGCTACAAAAATATTATAGAGGGTGAGACGCAAAATTTACAATCATATTTTGACTTACTTAAAGAATTTTTTGACCATCATTTAAATAGTTGTGATTTTGATGTTGATATTAATGATTTTCATGAGGTTTTTAAAATAAAAGAATTGGGATTACTAAAAGAAAAGTGTGATGAATTAATAAATATGAGTACAAACAAAATGACAAAACAGTATTTAGCTTTTAGTATGGTTGGCATATTCTTTACTGATTTGTATTTAGTTTTAACCGAATATGCAGATGATTTTTATGAACAAAACATAAAATATAAAGTAAATATAAAATTAGATCAAAATAAATTTCATCAATACGTTCCTGTTCCACGTATAGAAATAAAATCTGATTCCGATAGACGAAGTGTTTATATACAACTTTTATGTAATGAAGCTACAGCACATAAAATTGCTGTATTATTTGTAAAAGAGTTTGATTTATTAATTAATAAATTTGAAGATTATTTTAAGTTGATTGGTTTAAAAATATATTACCTATTACCCAAGATAGAAAAAAGTAATTTTAAGGATACTATTGATAATTATAATTTTGAAGCATATATACCCACATTATTGCCGCTATTAACAGGACGTAATATATATCCGTTAAAAGAAGTTTTTGCAAGAGAACTTATACAAAATTCTATAGATGCAATTGCTGTAAGAGAGGCCAAAGGCGAAAGCAATTTTTCTAAAATAATAAATATTGAAATAGGTGAAGATGAAAAGGATAGATCCTTTTTTAAAATTAAAGACTGTGGAACTGGGATGGATAGATTTAAAATTGAACGATATTTTACAAGTATCGGAAGGAGCTTTTATTCTGGAGATGAATATGATGAGTTAAATATAAATTATAAACCAATAAGTAATTTCGGGATAGGTTTTTTATCTTCTTTTATGGTGTGTAAAGAAATAGATGTAAAGACTAAAAGTTTTATGATAGGAAGTGAGGGTTTAAAAATCCACATACCTAATTATGAAGGATGTTTTTTTATAGAACATGAAGATGATGTTAATGTGGGGACAGAAATAAAACTATACTTAAATGAAGGGGTGGAAGGCACCAAAATTGTTCAATATATAGAAAAAGTAATGCTAGATGTAAAATATGATATTCATATAAAATATAGTAATGAAAATGTCGAACAAACTAAAATAATATCCGCATATAGCATTCGTGAAAAAAGTAAAAAGAAATTTAATTTTTTTGTTCCTTTTAAAGAAAATGGTGATGTGTTAATTAGTAATTGGAATGAAGGGGTTGATATTGAAAAATATGAATATGGATTGCTTATTAAACCAATTAAAAGGTCTGATATCCAATCTCAATCAGTTTTAAATTCGGGAATATTGATTGGTGAATCATCATTGTCAGATATATTCCAGACTAAAGATGATAGACCTCGATTTAACGAAGGGGGTTACAATTCTATATTTGCCAACTTTCCATCAAACTGGATACAACTTGATGTATCAAGGGAAAAATCAACATCATTTGCTAACATAATTAAAGAGTATAATGATAAAAACCCGGAAAGTACTGTACAAAATAAGATAGCGATAACTCTATACAAACAACTATTAAATTGTTTTGAGTATGGTAAAGAAAATGAAATTAGCAATTCAGCATCATGTATTCAAGAAATAATAAAATATGCGAAGTCACTTAGTTGCAACAAGAAGTCTAAGTTATCGGGAGACCTCTCAGATATACATTATGTAGCATTTGCCAAAATTACAACTGATGGTATTGAATATATTGTGGATCATTTTAATAAAAACCATGAAGATACTTATCATTTTAAAATTGAAGGTACCTTGAACATAATCAATGAATTAAAAAAAAGAAATTTTAAAGCATATAACATATTTAAGAGTCATAAACAAGATATTATTTTTGATGATGCTTCGTCTACACATAGGTTTGGACCAAACTTTTCACGATTTTTTCAAGAAAGTTCAATGAGAAGAAGGTTTGGATTAAATATTACTAAAGAGTTTTATAAATATTATTTTGATAGACAATCATTAAGTGTTGAAAAGACAACGACTAATATTATTTCTATACTTACTTTATCACTTATGGATATTTTTGAAAATGATTTAGAAAGTGATCACAGTAGTATTGATTTCTACCATATGGTATCACTTATAACAAATATTCTGTTAGAAAATATGTCTGTCAGTGATATAGAAAGTGGTAATAATAAAATAAACATTAGGATTAGTGATATCGATAGTTTAATAAAACAACTTAAGGACAATAAAAATAAAAAACTAGAATTAACAGTGAATGACAGTAAGTAG
- a CDS encoding type I restriction endonuclease, with translation MGFKEELQKLSVQVNERMVHISNEETTKQSLIIPFIQVLGYDVFDPLEIKPEYVADFGKKRGEKVDYAIFKDGSPIIFVEAKSVNEKLSNHDAQLCRYFNAVTEVRIAIITNGTEYKFFTDLTADNVMDETPFLIVDLLNLKESDFETLLRFKKESFDKDFLVRYAEELVYTSTLDNSLKELFKNPDDEFIRYLIRDVSSSRITSSVIERFRPIVKKAISNAVIDIVSKGLYQQETESNVIVGKEDEVEESKVGVESTANINSTKRAVVTSEDELNSFEYIKNVLSKAGMDITNLNYKDTTAYFSIYVVNTTKWFLRLNIDGSIKNVITKLPLTEIETIVSEFKTELAPKSFGESRVIINSADDIKKLDQLIIYCYEKLMN, from the coding sequence ATGGGTTTCAAGGAAGAGTTACAGAAATTATCAGTGCAGGTTAATGAAAGAATGGTACATATTAGTAATGAAGAAACGACAAAGCAATCTTTAATAATTCCATTTATACAGGTGTTAGGTTATGATGTTTTCGATCCTTTAGAAATAAAACCTGAGTATGTGGCTGACTTTGGTAAAAAGAGAGGCGAAAAAGTTGATTATGCAATATTTAAAGATGGATCACCTATTATATTTGTTGAGGCTAAGTCTGTAAATGAAAAATTATCTAATCACGATGCTCAACTTTGTAGATATTTTAATGCTGTCACAGAGGTTAGAATAGCAATTATAACTAATGGAACCGAATATAAATTTTTTACTGATTTAACAGCAGATAATGTAATGGATGAAACACCATTTCTTATTGTTGATTTGCTGAATTTAAAGGAATCAGATTTTGAAACTTTACTAAGATTTAAAAAAGAGTCATTTGATAAGGATTTTTTAGTAAGGTATGCTGAGGAGTTAGTTTATACATCTACATTAGATAATAGTTTAAAAGAGCTATTTAAAAACCCTGATGATGAATTTATAAGGTATCTAATAAGAGATGTCAGCAGTTCAAGAATTACAAGCAGTGTAATAGAAAGATTTAGACCAATAGTTAAAAAAGCAATATCAAATGCAGTTATAGATATAGTAAGTAAGGGGTTATACCAACAAGAAACAGAGTCAAATGTAATTGTGGGAAAAGAAGACGAAGTGGAAGAGAGTAAAGTCGGTGTTGAATCTACAGCTAATATAAATTCAACCAAAAGAGCTGTTGTAACAAGTGAGGATGAATTAAATTCATTTGAATATATAAAAAATGTTCTAAGTAAAGCGGGTATGGATATTACTAATTTGAATTATAAAGATACCACTGCTTATTTTTCAATATATGTTGTCAATACAACAAAGTGGTTTCTGAGATTAAATATAGATGGTAGTATTAAAAATGTTATTACAAAATTACCGCTAACTGAAATAGAAACAATTGTATCAGAGTTTAAAACTGAGCTAGCACCGAAATCATTTGGTGAATCAAGAGTAATAATTAACTCTGCTGATGATATTAAAAAATTAGATCAATTAATAATATATTGTTATGAAAAATTAATGAATTAG